In Erigeron canadensis isolate Cc75 chromosome 1, C_canadensis_v1, whole genome shotgun sequence, a single window of DNA contains:
- the LOC122601643 gene encoding YTH domain-containing protein ECT4-like, translating to MAAVAPPADQAADLLKNLSLDSQTKTLEIPEPTKKTSVETGNGKVQPNNKTATTDYMDSSLAYYPNYYYGYDGVTTDFYDYSRYMNSENLDLAHGVYGYGYPSYGPYSPATSPVPTVGQDGQFFGQQYQYPSHYFQQLNSAGAPYPATTAPVKGEAAAPPVADKQSTTVDAVKVNSNGVASKGNTGSAPVKTTPYQNAGYNANGTYGKGAQNGYQDLRYSSTGVYSPYSWLDVSMYSDPQSRTNGNNSYTNGVASKNQNLPSHLMGPRPISGMNTTTGFMNRMYQNKLYGQYGNAYRSGYGYGSNAYDLQSNGRSWLPFDNKYKPRGRGNAFFGYSENADGLNELGCGPRGKPAKNPKLFTPISIALKGQDLNQAPTEIDEEAREVKEVNLTSEREQYNKADFPDTYENAKFFIIKSYSEDDVHKSIKYNVWASTQNGNKKLDAAYQEAQQKPEGCPVFLFFSVNTSGQFVGIAEMVGPVDFEKSLEYWQQDKWIGCFPVKWHIIKDLPNSLLKHIICENNENKPVTNSRDTQEVMLEQGLQVIKIFKEHSSMQCILDDFEFYEDRQKKIQEKKAKQQQFQKQVWDGKPSLDEKNKEGVKVEVLSPKTVEGVADLINEIKLADNVQVDAANVGDVAKPEEKAVANGDV from the exons ATGGCTGCCGTTGCCCCTCCTGCAGATC AAGCTGCTGATTTGCTCAAGAATCTTTCATTGGATTCTCAAACCAAGACTTTGGAAATTCCTGAACCCACTAagaag ACTTCAGTGGAGACCGGAAATGGTAAGGTCCAACCTAACAATAAGACTGCAACTACCGATTATATGGACTCATCATTGGCCTATTATCCGAATTATTATTACG GATATGATGGGGTGACGACTGATTTTTATGACTACTCCAGATATATGAATTCTGAGAATCTTGATTTGGCTCAT GGTGTTTATGGGTATGGTTATCCCTCGTATGGGCCTTATTCTCCTGCTACTTCACCTGTGCCAACTGTTGGTCAGGATGGCCAGTTTTTTGGACAACAGTACCAGTATCCTAGTCATTATTTCCAACAATTGAATTCTGCTGGTGCTCCCTACCCAGCTACTACCGCCCCTGTTAAAGGGGAGGCTGCTGCACCTCCAGTTGCTGACAAACAGTCTACAACGGTCGACGCAGTTAAAGTAAATTCTAATGGTGTTGCTTCGAAGGGAAACACTGGTTCTGCCCCTGTGAAAACAACACCATATCAAAATGCAGGCTACAATGCAAACGGCACATATGGGAAGGGTGCACAAAATGGTTATCAAGATTTGAGATACAGCTCTACTGGGGTCTATTCCCCCTACTCTTGGTTGGATGTCTCAATGTATTCTGACCCGCAAAGTAGAACAAATGGAAACAACTCATATACGAACGGGGTTGCATCAAAAAATCAGAATCTTCCTTCGCATCTCATG GGCCCGAGGCCAATTTCTGGTATGAACACGACAACTGGATTTATGAACAGAATGTATCAGAACAAGTTATACGGCCAGTATGGAAATGCTTATCGGTCTGGTTATGGGTATGGGTCTAATGCTTATGATTTGCAAAGTAATGGGCGTAGTTGGCTACCCTTTGATAACAAGTACAAGCCCAGAGGACGTGGGAATGCTTTCTTTGGTTACAGCGAGAATGCTGATGGGCTGAACGAGCTTGGCTGTGGACCCAGAGGCAAGCCCGCCAAGAACCCAAAGCTGTTCACACCCATTAGCATAGCTTTAAAGGGGCAGGACTTGAACCAGGCACCTACTGAAATTGATGAGGAAGCCAGAGAGGTCAAAGAAGTCAACTTGACTTCTGAAAGAGAGCAATACAACAAGGCAGATTTTCCCGACACTTATGAAAATGCCAAGTTTTTTATAATCAAGTCTTACAGTGAGGATGATGTTCATAAAAGTATCAAGTATAATGTTTGGGCCAGTACACAAAATGGAAACAAGAAGCTTGATGCAGCATACCAAGAAGCCCAACAGAAGCCTGAAGGCTGCcctgtttttcttttcttttca GTTAATACGAGCGGACAATTTGTTGGTATTGCGGAGATGGTTGGCCCGGTTGATTTTGAAAAAAGCTTAGAGTACTGGCAACAGGACAAGTGGATTGGGTGCTTCCCTGTAAAGTGGCATATCATTAAAGATTTACCAAACAGCTTGCTGAAACACATTATATGTGAAAATAATGAGAACAAACCTGTTACCAATAGCAGGGATACTCAAGAG GTGATGTTAGAACAAGGGTTACAGGTGATAAAAATATTCAAAGAGCATTCCAGCATGCAATGCATTTTAGATGATTTTGAGTTTTATGAGGACCGACAGAAGAAAATTCAGGAGAAGAAGGCAAAACAACAGCAGTTTCAGAAACAG gTATGGGATGGAAAGCCCTCTCTTGATGAGAAGAACAAAGAGGGCGTTAAGGTAGAGGTTCTTTCACCAAAGACGGTTGAGGGAGTGGCAGATTTGATTAATGAGATCAAACTTGCGGATAATGTGCAAGTTGATGCTGCCAATGTTGGAGATGTGGCCAAGCCAGAAGAGAAGGCCGTGGCAAATGGGGATGTTTGA
- the LOC122598085 gene encoding YTH domain-containing protein ECT4-like encodes MATVAPTADQATDLMKNLTLDSQSKTLEVSEPAKKPSVGSGDIGNGQSQPLDRSLTPLIPDYMDPTVAYYHNGYASPAYYYGGYDGATSDWDDYSRYLNTEGVDLSHGVYGDNGSVMYPNYGYAPPYGPYSPAASPVPTAGHDGQLFGAQHYQYPSPYFPQMTQTVPPKGDISRSAASGQPPLTVGTAGGIPNSTMKANPGSVSVRPATYQNSAYNGSGSYGRGSQNSYQDPRYAFDGVRSPVSWLDASMYSSGLPRNTTNTTPLSNATGFASKNQNIHPNTHLVGPRPVSGMNAASGYMNRMYPNKVYGQYQSAYGSGLGFGSNTYGSQNNGHGWLSVNSKYKPRGRGNGFFGSSNENADGLNELNRGPRTRVTKAQSVPTSVTIAVKEPNGDSSNIDGVEKEKVCAVPDKEQYNQTEFPDTYADAKFFIIKSYSEDDVHKSIKYNVWSSTQNGNKKLDAAYQEAQQKSGQCPIFLFFSVNTSGQFVGVAEMVGPVDFDKSVEYWQQDKWIGCFPVKWHIVKDVPNSLLKHITLEYNENKPVTNSRDTQEVKLEQGLQVIKIFKEHSSKQCILDDFEFYEEREKRIQEKKAKQQLFQKQAWEEKPAIVEKNREEVAPELVKEEIKVTDNGPVIVNGVANGC; translated from the exons ATGGCCACTGTAGCTCCTACTGCTGATC AAGCTACTGATctgatgaagaatttgacaTTGGATTCGCAATCGAAGACTTTGGAAGTTTCGGAGCCTGCAaaaaaa CCTTCTGTTGGTTCAGGGGACATTGGCAATGGTCAAAGTCAACCACTCGACAGGTCGCTTACTCCATTGATTCCGGATTATATGGATCCAACTGTCGCTTATTATCATAATGGTTATGCTTCTCCTGCTTATTATTATGGAG GGTATGATGGGGCTACCAGTGACTGGGATGACTACTCGAGATATTTGAATACCGAAGGAGTTGATCTGTCTCAT GGTGTTTATGGGGACAATGGTTCAGTCATGTATCCTAATTATGGATATGCACCTCCTTATGGTCCTTATTCTCCTGCTGCTTCACCTGTGCCAACAGCGGGTCATGATGGCCAACTTTTTGGAGCTCAACATTACCAATACCCAAGTCCATACTTCCCACAAATGACTCAAACGGTCCCGCCTAAAGGTGATATTTCGAGATCTGCAGCCTCTGGTCAACCACCATTGACTGTAGGCACGGCCGGTGGAATTCCCAATTCCACTATGAAGGCAAACCCTGGCTCTGTTTCAGTCAGACCAGCCACATATCAGAATTCAGCTTATAATGGAAGTGGTTCCTATGGCAGGGGTTCACAAAATAGTTATCAGGATCCAAGATACGCATTTGATGGGGTCCGCTCTCCAGTTTCATGGTTAGACGCATCAATGTATTCTAGTGGGCTACCTAGAAACACTACCAACACCACCCCTTTATCAAATGCAACTGGTTTTGCATCAAAAAATCAGAACATCCATCCTAACACCCATCTCGtg GGTCCAAGACCAGTGTCAGGGATGAATGCAGCAAGCGGATATATGAATAGAATGTATCCAAACAAGGTATACGGTCAGTACCAGAGTGCATATGGATCTGGTCTTGGGTTTGGCTCTAATACCTATGGCTCACAAAATAACGGGCATGGTTGGTTGTCTGTCAATAGCAAGTACAAGCCTAGAGGAAGAGGCAACGGTTTCTTCGGGAGTAGCAATGAAAATGCTGATGGTCTAAATGAGCTAAACCGGGGCCCAAGAACCAGGGTAACGAAAGCCCAAAGTGTTCCAACATCAGTCACTATAGCCGTCAAGGAACCAAATGGTGATTCGTCAAACATCGATGGAGTTGAGAAAGAGAAGGTTTGTGCAGTTCCAGACAAAGAGCAATACAACCAGACTGAATTTCCCGACACCTATGCAGATGCTAAGTTCTTTATTATCAAGTCTTATAGTGAAGACGATGTGCATAAGAGCATCAAGTATAATGTTTGGTCCAGTACACAAAATGGAAACAAAAAGCTTGATGCAGCATACCAGGAGGCTCAACAAAAGTCTGGACAATGCCccatatttcttttcttttcg GTCAACACAAGCGGGCAATTTGTTGGTGTTGCTGAGATGGTGGGGCCAGTTGATTTTGATAAAAGTGTGGAATACTGGCaacaagacaaatggattggtTGCTTTCCTGTTAAGTGGCATATTGTTAAGGATGTGCCCAACAGCTTGTTGAAGCATATCACTCTTGAATACAACGAGAATAAACCTGTAACCAATAGCAGGGACACCCAAGAG GTGAAGCTAGAGCAGGGATTGCAGGTGATAAAAATATTCAAAGAACATTCTAGCAAGCAATGCATATTAGATGATTTTGAGTTctatgaggagagagaaaagagaaTTCAGGAGAAAAAAGCAAAGCAACAACTGTTCCAAAAACAG GCATGGGAAGAAAAACCAGCCATTGTTGAGAAGAACAGAGAAGAGGTTGCACCCGAATTGGTCAAAGAAGAGATCAAAGTTACAGATAATGGACCAGTCATAGTTAATGGGGTTGCTAATGGTTGCTAA
- the LOC122580234 gene encoding TATA-box-binding protein-like isoform X1 produces MMADQMLEGSQPVDLEKHPSGIVPTLQNIVSTVNLECKLDLKSIALQARNAEYNPKRFAAVIMRIREPKTTALIFASGKMVCTGAKSEEQSRHAARKYARIIQKLGNAAKFKDFKIQNIVASCDVKFPIRLEGLAYSHGAFSSYEPELFPGLIYRMKQPKIVLLIFVSGKIVLTGAKVREETYTAFENIYPVLTEFRKNQQW; encoded by the exons ATGATGGCGGATCAAATGTTGGAAGGAAGCCAACCGGTTGATTTAGAAAAGCATCCATCTGGAATTGTGCCTACCCTTCA AAATATAGTATCTACTGTTAATCTGGAATGCAAATTGGACTTGAAGTCTATCGCTTTACAAGCTCGAAATGCTGAATATAATCCaaag CGTTTCGCTGCTGTTATAATGAGGATAAGAGAGCCGAAAACTACAGCATTGATTTTCGCTTCTGGGAAGATG GTTTGTACAGGAGCCAAGAGTGAAGAACAATCAAGACATGCGGCACGGAAG TATGCTCGAATTATACAGAAACTTGGCAATGCAGCAAAATTTAAG GATTTCAAGATCCAAAACATAGTTGCATCTTGTGATGTCAAATTTCCAATTAGACTTGAAGGACTTGCATATTCTCATGGCGCTTTCTCAAGT TATGAGCCGGAACTATTCCCAGGACTGATTTACCGGATGAAACAACCTAAAATTGTGTTGCTCATCTTTGTCTCTGGGAAAATTGTTCTTACTGGGGCTAAG GTAAGAGAAGAAACATATACTGCCTTCGAGAATATATACCCTGTGCTAACTGAGTTCAGAAAGAATCAACAGTGGTA A
- the LOC122580234 gene encoding TATA-box-binding protein-like isoform X3, with protein sequence MMADQMLEGSQPVDLEKHPSGIVPTLQNIVSTVNLECKLDLKSIALQARNAEYNPKRFAAVIMRIREPKTTALIFASGKMVCTGAKSEEQSRHAARKYARIIQKLGNAAKFKDFKIQNIVASCDVKFPIRLEGLAYSHGAFSSYEPELFPGLIYRMKQPKIVLLIFVSGKIVLTGAKVREETYTAFENIYPVLTEFRKNQQ encoded by the exons ATGATGGCGGATCAAATGTTGGAAGGAAGCCAACCGGTTGATTTAGAAAAGCATCCATCTGGAATTGTGCCTACCCTTCA AAATATAGTATCTACTGTTAATCTGGAATGCAAATTGGACTTGAAGTCTATCGCTTTACAAGCTCGAAATGCTGAATATAATCCaaag CGTTTCGCTGCTGTTATAATGAGGATAAGAGAGCCGAAAACTACAGCATTGATTTTCGCTTCTGGGAAGATG GTTTGTACAGGAGCCAAGAGTGAAGAACAATCAAGACATGCGGCACGGAAG TATGCTCGAATTATACAGAAACTTGGCAATGCAGCAAAATTTAAG GATTTCAAGATCCAAAACATAGTTGCATCTTGTGATGTCAAATTTCCAATTAGACTTGAAGGACTTGCATATTCTCATGGCGCTTTCTCAAGT TATGAGCCGGAACTATTCCCAGGACTGATTTACCGGATGAAACAACCTAAAATTGTGTTGCTCATCTTTGTCTCTGGGAAAATTGTTCTTACTGGGGCTAAG GTAAGAGAAGAAACATATACTGCCTTCGAGAATATATACCCTGTGCTAACTGAGTTCAGAAAGAATCAACAGTG A
- the LOC122580234 gene encoding TATA-box-binding protein-like isoform X2 has product MMADQMLEGSQPVDLEKHPSGIVPTLQNIVSTVNLECKLDLKSIALQARNAEYNPKRFAAVIMRIREPKTTALIFASGKMVCTGAKSEEQSRHAARKYARIIQKLGNAAKFKDFKIQNIVASCDVKFPIRLEGLAYSHGAFSSYEPELFPGLIYRMKQPKIVLLIFVSGKIVLTGAKVREETYTAFENIYPVLTEFRKNQQW; this is encoded by the exons ATGATGGCGGATCAAATGTTGGAAGGAAGCCAACCGGTTGATTTAGAAAAGCATCCATCTGGAATTGTGCCTACCCTTCA AAATATAGTATCTACTGTTAATCTGGAATGCAAATTGGACTTGAAGTCTATCGCTTTACAAGCTCGAAATGCTGAATATAATCCaaag CGTTTCGCTGCTGTTATAATGAGGATAAGAGAGCCGAAAACTACAGCATTGATTTTCGCTTCTGGGAAGATG GTTTGTACAGGAGCCAAGAGTGAAGAACAATCAAGACATGCGGCACGGAAG TATGCTCGAATTATACAGAAACTTGGCAATGCAGCAAAATTTAAG GATTTCAAGATCCAAAACATAGTTGCATCTTGTGATGTCAAATTTCCAATTAGACTTGAAGGACTTGCATATTCTCATGGCGCTTTCTCAAGT TATGAGCCGGAACTATTCCCAGGACTGATTTACCGGATGAAACAACCTAAAATTGTGTTGCTCATCTTTGTCTCTGGGAAAATTGTTCTTACTGGGGCTAAG GTAAGAGAAGAAACATATACTGCCTTCGAGAATATATACCCTGTGCTAACTGAGTTCAGAAAGAATCAACAGTGGTAG
- the LOC122610204 gene encoding F-box/kelch-repeat protein At3g23880-like, whose translation MSSGEVVVPDDIAGEILVRLDLKDLIQCKRVCKSWRSLVSTSRFVVSHSMKRNNSNSKRRICVNEHHLRKQLVGSSNGLVCFFTRNADIIVVNPLTRELKSLENPHDEVLAIRNDLSFLGGFGYDSSSDDYKVILGRREYKEDLMRFHVLSFKSNVWKFAGDLKCSFIRLLPNKEKDSCGILCNGALHWFVLDQHKNPAILSFDLSTEQFKEIPQPDDTSYKEHTTSTNYRLGMVEERLCIFCDDQLRGGPKWVMKSHNGKQCWDVLPHQAQWDKDVTHQLKMLKFYNRVEESFFHEGKQRLFNTKEYISAPIYVQSLVSPQVNERPKSIVSPDVNGRSMSHVSPHDSRGLKRKRETQQDG comes from the exons atgtCGTCGGGGGAGGTTGTCGTCCCTGATGATATAGCTGGGGAAATACTCGTTAGGTTGGATTTGAAGGATTTGATCCAATGTAAGAGAGTTTGTAAATCATGGCGTTCTTTGGTCTCCACTTCTCGTTTCGTTGTATCCCATTCGATGAAACGTAATAATAGTAATAGCAAGAGGAGGATCTGTGTCAATGAGCATCATCTGAGAAAGCAACTTGTTGGTTCTTCCAATGGCCTTGTTTGCTTCTTTACTCGCAATGCTGACATTATAGTAGTTAATCCCTTAACTAGAGAGCTGAAAAGTCTCGAAAACCCTCATGATGAAGTACTAGCTATTCGTAACGACCTATCGTTCCTTGGGGGTTTTGGTTACGATTCATCCTCAGATGATTACAAGGTCATTTTAGGGAGACGGGAATATAAGGAGGATTTGATGCGTTTTCATGTGCTTTCTTTCAAATCAAATGTTTGGAAATTTGCTGGAGACTTAAAGTGTAGCTTCATTCGCCTGTTGCCTAATAAGGAAAAAGATAGCTGTGGTATCTTATGCAATGGGGCACTCCACTGGTTTGTGTTAGATCAGCATAAGAACCCGGCAAttctttcttttgatttatCCACAGAGCAATTTAAAGAAATCCCCCAACCTGATGACACGAGTTATAAGGAGCATACAACTTCTACTAATTACCGCTTGGGGATGGTTGAAGAAAGGTTATGCATATTTTGCGATGACCAACTGCGCGGTGGTCCCAAATGGGTAATGAAAAGCCACAATGGTAAACAGTGCTGGGACGTGCTTCCACATCAAGCTCAGTGGGATAAGGATGTCACCCACCAGTTAAAAATGCTGAAATTTTACAATAGAGTCGAGGAATCTTTCTTTCATGAAGGTAAACAACGTCTGTTCAACACTAAGGAATACATTAGTGCCCCTATATATGTACAGAGCCTTGTATCTCCTCAAGTTAATGAAAGGCCAAAGAGTATTGTATCTCCAGATGTTAATGGGAGATCAATGAGTCATGTATCTCCACATGATAGTAGGGGACTGAAAAGAAAGAGGGAAACACAGCAAGATGG TTAA
- the LOC122605390 gene encoding TATA-box-binding protein-like isoform X2, with protein sequence MVEESLCIFCDGPPNGGGPKWVMKNYNGKQCWEVLSHHAQWDNSVALRLKMEILYNNRVEGSFFYESKQCIIQTKPPICVQSLVSPQVNEKSKSPVSHHVNRRSMCHEINGHTKNGFQERNIVSTADLRCKLDLKSIVLRARNAEYNPKRFAAVIMRIREPKTTALLFASGKMVCTGAKSEEQSRHAARKYARIIQKLGNASDYKDFKIQNIVASCDVKFPIRLEGLAYSHGAFSTYEPDETT encoded by the exons ATGGTTGAAGAAAGTTTATGCATATTTTGCGATGGCCCTCCCAATGGTGGTGGTCCCAAATGGGTAATGAAAAACTACAATGGTAAACAGTGTTGGGAAGTGCTTTCACATCATGCTCAGTGGGATAATAGTGTTGCACTTCGATTAAAAATGGAGATACTTTACAACAACAGAGTTGAGGGATccttcttttatgaaagtaaacaATGTATCATCCAGACTAAGCCCCCTATATGTGTACAGAGCCTTGTATCTCCTCAAGTTAATGAAAAATCGAAGAGTCCTGTATCTCATCATGTTAATCGGAGATCAATGTGTCATGAGATCAATGGGCATACAAAGAATGGATTTCAAGAGCG AAACATAGTTTCTACTGCTGATCTGAGATGCAAATTGGATTTGAAGTCTATCGTGTTACGCGCTCGGAATGCTGAATATAACCCAAAG CGTTTTGCTGCTGTTATAATGAGGATAAGAGAGCCGAAAACCACAGCATTGCTTTTTGCTTCTGGGAAGATG GTTTGTACAGGAGCTAAGAGTGAAGAACAATCGAGACATGCGGCACGGAAG TATGCTCGAATTATACAGAAACTTGGCAATGCTTCCGATTATAAG GATTTCAAGATCCAAAACATAGTTGCATCGTGTGATGTCAAATTTCCAATTAGACTTGAAGGACTTGCATACTCTCACGGTGCTTTCTCAACT TATGAGCCGGATGAAACAACCTAA
- the LOC122605390 gene encoding TATA box-binding protein-like 2 isoform X1, producing MVEESLCIFCDGPPNGGGPKWVMKNYNGKQCWEVLSHHAQWDNSVALRLKMEILYNNRVEGSFFYESKQCIIQTKPPICVQSLVSPQVNEKSKSPVSHHVNRRSMCHEINGHTKNGFQERNIVSTADLRCKLDLKSIVLRARNAEYNPKRFAAVIMRIREPKTTALLFASGKMVCTGAKSEEQSRHAARKYARIIQKLGNASDYKDFKIQNIVASCDVKFPIRLEGLAYSHGAFSTFIQCYHLFVYGGAV from the exons ATGGTTGAAGAAAGTTTATGCATATTTTGCGATGGCCCTCCCAATGGTGGTGGTCCCAAATGGGTAATGAAAAACTACAATGGTAAACAGTGTTGGGAAGTGCTTTCACATCATGCTCAGTGGGATAATAGTGTTGCACTTCGATTAAAAATGGAGATACTTTACAACAACAGAGTTGAGGGATccttcttttatgaaagtaaacaATGTATCATCCAGACTAAGCCCCCTATATGTGTACAGAGCCTTGTATCTCCTCAAGTTAATGAAAAATCGAAGAGTCCTGTATCTCATCATGTTAATCGGAGATCAATGTGTCATGAGATCAATGGGCATACAAAGAATGGATTTCAAGAGCG AAACATAGTTTCTACTGCTGATCTGAGATGCAAATTGGATTTGAAGTCTATCGTGTTACGCGCTCGGAATGCTGAATATAACCCAAAG CGTTTTGCTGCTGTTATAATGAGGATAAGAGAGCCGAAAACCACAGCATTGCTTTTTGCTTCTGGGAAGATG GTTTGTACAGGAGCTAAGAGTGAAGAACAATCGAGACATGCGGCACGGAAG TATGCTCGAATTATACAGAAACTTGGCAATGCTTCCGATTATAAG GATTTCAAGATCCAAAACATAGTTGCATCGTGTGATGTCAAATTTCCAATTAGACTTGAAGGACTTGCATACTCTCACGGTGCTTTCTCAACT TTCATTCAATGTTATCATCTTTTCGTTTACGGTGGTGCAGTATGA
- the LOC122605390 gene encoding TATA-box-binding protein 2-like isoform X3, translated as MQESLNIVSTADLRCKLDLKSIVLRARNAEYNPKRFAAVIMRIREPKTTALLFASGKMVCTGAKSEEQSRHAARKYARIIQKLGNASDYKDFKIQNIVASCDVKFPIRLEGLAYSHGAFSTFIQCYHLFVYGGAV; from the exons ATGCAGGAGAGTTT AAACATAGTTTCTACTGCTGATCTGAGATGCAAATTGGATTTGAAGTCTATCGTGTTACGCGCTCGGAATGCTGAATATAACCCAAAG CGTTTTGCTGCTGTTATAATGAGGATAAGAGAGCCGAAAACCACAGCATTGCTTTTTGCTTCTGGGAAGATG GTTTGTACAGGAGCTAAGAGTGAAGAACAATCGAGACATGCGGCACGGAAG TATGCTCGAATTATACAGAAACTTGGCAATGCTTCCGATTATAAG GATTTCAAGATCCAAAACATAGTTGCATCGTGTGATGTCAAATTTCCAATTAGACTTGAAGGACTTGCATACTCTCACGGTGCTTTCTCAACT TTCATTCAATGTTATCATCTTTTCGTTTACGGTGGTGCAGTATGA
- the LOC122596283 gene encoding F-box/kelch-repeat protein At3g06240-like, whose protein sequence is MSEEVVIPDDIIEEILVRLDLKDLVVHCNRICKSWRSLVSGSRFAVSHFTKHSNTNSNNTNKRWRICIIEDCLRKHLIGSSNGLVCIFTPNAQIIVANPLTGEVKKLENTDDELRVICNNQWFWLPSDDYKVILGRSNKNADLTCFHVLSLKSNAWKFVGDVKCSFVRMVPYKAKDDSGILCNGALHWFVLHQHKNPAIFSFDLSTEEFKEIPQPDDTSYEKHIYCFYSTGFWCVLVRSTIRPGHFMAHDHP, encoded by the coding sequence ATGTCGGAGGAGGTGGTCATCCCTGATGATATAATTGAGGAAATACTGGTTAGATTGGATTTGAAAGATCTCGTCGTCCACTGCAACAGAATCTGTAAGTCATGGCGTTCTTTGGTTTCCGGTTCTCGTTTCGCTGTTTCCCATTTTACTAAACATAGCAATACTAATAGTAACAATACTAATAAGAGGTGGAGGATCTGTATCATTGAGGATTGTTTGCGAAAGCATCTTATTGGTTCTTCCAATGGCCTTGTATGCATCTTTACTCCCAATGCTCAAATTATAGTAGCTAATCCCTTAACTGGAGAGGTCAAAAAACTCGAAAATACTGATGATGAATTACGAGTTATTTGCAACAACCAGTGGTTTTGGCTACCCTCAGATGATTACAAGGTCATTTTAGGGAGATCAAATAAAAATGCAGATTTGACGTGTTTTCATGTGCTTTCTTTGAAATCAAATGCATGGAAATTTGTTGGAGACGTAAAATGTAGCTTCGTTCGTATGGTTCCTTATAAAGCAAAAGATGATTCTGGTATCCTATGCAATGGGGCACTCCACTGGTTTGTGTTACATCAACATAAGAACCCGGcgattttttcttttgatttatcCACAGAGGAATTTAAAGAAATCCCCCAACCTGATGATACAAGTTATGAGAAGCATATATATTGCTTTTACTCCACTGGTTTTTGGTGCGTTCTGGTCCGGTCTACAATCAGGCCAGGTCATTTTATGGCCCATGATCACCCCTAG